The DNA sequence AAGTTCGCTGGGATATTGTATGGAGATTTGTATTATTGTTGGTGCCAGGTGCTTACCTTGGAGGCCTGTTTTTTGGTTATTTTCATCCTTTGTTGCTGGAGTTTTTGGTGGGGGCATTTATTCTTGCCACTGTGCTTATCCCCAAACCAAAGCACCAATCTATCCACCTCAATGTGTTTATAGGGGTGGGTTTTGTGTCTAGTTTTTTTGGAATGATAGTGGCAGTGACGGGACCTTTTATTGCCTCATTTTTTGTGTTCAACAATGTGACCAAAGAAGCAATGGTAGGTACCAAGTCGGTTTGTCAGGCGTTAACTCAGCTTAGCAAAATTATCGTGTTTTCGAGCGTTATGAAGTTTGATTTTACGTCTTTTGCCTTTGCGTTATTTTTGTTGGGTTTTATGGCAGTTGTTGGGACTTTTATTGGTAAAAAAATTATTGGTAAAATAAGTGATAAAAAATATAATCACTTCAATAACCTGCTTTTGGGGGGCATTGCGCTTAGTATGATGCTGAAGGTAATACTCACTTTGGTTTTGTAAACGTATCTGTAAAATATCCTACTTTGTTTTTGATCATACACCTTATGTTTACCAGAATAACTCTTGAATGTGTGAGTTAAAATGTTTTTATATAAAGTCAATTTGTTTTTGT is a window from the Microscilla marina ATCC 23134 genome containing:
- a CDS encoding sulfite exporter TauE/SafE family protein, translating into MSTGGLIVLMFTAVVASVISSVFGLAGGAILFTVLTWVVSIKEAIPIHSGVQLIGNTSRVLVYIREVRWDIVWRFVLLLVPGAYLGGLFFGYFHPLLLEFLVGAFILATVLIPKPKHQSIHLNVFIGVGFVSSFFGMIVAVTGPFIASFFVFNNVTKEAMVGTKSVCQALTQLSKIIVFSSVMKFDFTSFAFALFLLGFMAVVGTFIGKKIIGKISDKKYNHFNNLLLGGIALSMMLKVILTLVL